A single Cyprinus carpio isolate SPL01 chromosome A6, ASM1834038v1, whole genome shotgun sequence DNA region contains:
- the LOC109075644 gene encoding ubiquitin carboxyl-terminal hydrolase CYLD-like isoform X2, whose translation MASADNNIYFIITANPPSPNSNVKAGEICFIDKQQFDLWQKRNDTKILPVVCIGTPFDVYLNEVLLQQLKPRSAELLLALESNEMRLLALKDPEALKEASNLTEGSRVYVDYKGQWLKGVIRYVGGLSPSSCMSDPIRGVFFGVELQEGDKNKGQNDGSYLHKIYFTCPKNSGIFAPFTRIKPVDHKPSGPPLPTQSSLSMTSTEPLKVGDRVTFLGKINDHHGMIMDIKDSPDGKMVLISTDRDEEGKQGGEMLVPLDFIIKEEPLNKDETEKMDTSQGSEMGGVTDFDEINVGSLVQILGKKLSYGIVRWVGCLPDCLEKIAGLELEDSSAGVTDGTYKGKRYFNCPPHCGLFVKLSSCRPDDRFSGAKKQQFNGHSDHNGAIVYEEQENVPPIKTEDVSKRLIGKRKGIQGHYNSCYMDSALFSVFSCSSVLDSMLFKSTEQKTIQSILLKNIVNPLRKQGFVSERSVMNLRKQLQKREHCPTYTTDEKDPEEFLSLIMQEILSLDPPLKLCQSGSRQKVQSCYYYQIFMDYNHHLVLPTVQQLLEHSFYSNSLKLAEVPACLILTMPRSGKSFKMFPKIIPSTELDITGLLTDGPQQCVLCGQLANEECAECFRETVFGDTGFKYFCLKCSAQVHSHQQRRCHNPSSLLLPQGFSYSQSSGSDRRTPPQEKLELFAVLCIETSHYVSFVKYGPQDTDWIFFDSMADRVGEIDGYNIPEVRACPEVGQYLHTPLAQLANQVPREMEGVAKRLFCDGYMYLYQSRTMSLYR comes from the exons ATGGCTTCAGCTGACAACAATATATACTTCATTATAACTGCAAATCCACCTTCACCAAATAGCAACGTAAAAGCTGGTGAAATTTGCTTCATAGATAAACAGCAATTTGATTTATGGCAAAAGAGAAATGACACAAAGATTTTACCTGTAGTTTGTATCGGCACACCATTCGATGTATACCTTAATGAAGTTCTTCTGCAGCAATTAAAGCCCAGATCAGCAGAATTACTGCTGGCTCTTGAATCCAATGAAATGCGACTGTTGGCACTGAAAGATCCTGAGGCTTTAAAGGAGGCTTCAAATCTGACTGAAGGCAGTCGGGTTTACGTAGATTATAAAGGGCAATGGCTCAAAGGTGTGATTCGATACGTTGGTGGTCTTTCACCTTCATCTTGTATGTCTGATCCTATAAGAGGAGTCTTCTTTGGGGTGGAACTGCAG GAGGGAGATAAAAATAAAGGCCAAAATGATGGTTCCTAcctccacaaaatatatttcacatgtCCTAAAAACTCAGGCATTTTTGCCCCTTTTACAAGAATCAAACCAGTGGATCATAAACCATCAGGACCGCCGCTACCAACTCAGTCTTCTCTGTCCATGACATCTACTGAACCTCTCAAAGTTGGAGACAGAGTTACCTTTCTTGGTAAAATAAATGATCACCATGGCATGATTATGGATATAAAGGACAGCCCAGATGGTAAAATGGTTCTCATATCTACT GATAGGGATGAAGAGGGGAAGCAAGGGGGAGAGATGTTGGTCCCTTTGGATTTTATAATTAAAGAGGAGCCATTAAATAAAG atgaaaCTGAAAAAATGGACACTTCTCAGGGCTCCGAGATGGGGGGTGTTACTGATTTTGACGAAATTAATGTTGGCTCTCTAGTGCAGATCCTGGGAAAAAAGCTATCTTATGGAATTGTCCGCTGGGTTGGCTGTTTACCTGATTGCCTTGAGAAGATTGCTGGACTGGAACTG gagGACAGCAGTGCCGGTGTGACTGATGGAACATATAAAGGAAAACGCTACTTTAACTGTCCTCCTCattgtggtttatttgtgaaaCTATCATCTTGTCGGCCTGATGATCGTTTTTCTGGTGCAAAGAAGCAGCAGTTTAATGGACATTCTG ATCATAATGGGGCAATTGTATATGAGGAACAAGAGAATGTACCACCTATTAAAACAGAAGATGTGTCAAAGCGATTGATTGGTAAGAGGAAAGGCATTCAGGGTCACTACAACTCCTGTTATATGGACTCTGCCCTGTTCAG tgtgTTTTCCTGTTCATCAGTTCTGGATTCTATGCTTTTTAAGTCTACCGAACAAAAAACCATTCAAAGCATTCTTCTAAAGAACATTGTCAACCCTCTCCGCAA ACAAGGTTTTGTATCAGAGCGCAGTGTGATGAATCTTCGGAAACAATTACAGAAACGGGAACACTGCCCCACTTACACCACAGATGAGAAGG ATCCTGAGGAGTTCCTCTCTCTCATCATGCAAGAGATTCTCTCTCTAGATCCACCACTCAAACTCTG CCAATCAGGAAGTAGACAAAAAGTGCAAAGCTGTTACTACTACCAAATCTTTATGGATTACAACCACCATTTAGTCCTGCCGACGGTTCAACAGCTACTGGAGCATTCATTTTACAGCAACAGTCTCAAACTAGCAGAG GTGCCTGCCTGTCTGATTCTTACTATGCCTCGCTCAGGGAAGAGTTtcaaaatgtttccaaaaataaTTCCCTCTACAGAACTGGACATCACTGGTCTTCTCACGGATG GTCCTcagcagtgtgtgttgtgtggtcaGCTAGCAAATGAGGAGTGTGCTGAGTGCTTCAGAGAGACAGTGTTTGGTGATACAGGATTCAAATATTTCTGTTTGAAATGTTCCGCTCAG GTGCACTCTCACCAGCAGCGTCGATGCCACAACCCCAGCAGCCTGCTTCTTCCTCAGGGCTTCTCCTACTCACAGAGTTCAGGGTCTGATCGCCGCACTCCTCCACAGGAGAAACTCGAGCTGTTTGCTGTGCTGTGTATAGAGACCAGCCACTATGTCTCTTTCGTCAAATACGGACCTCAGGATACTGACTGGATCTTCTTTGATAGTATGGCTGACCGCGTTG GTGAAATTGATGGCTATAATATCCCAGAAGTGCGGGCATGTCCTGAGGTTGGCCAGTATCTACATACGCCTCTGGCTCAGCTGGCTAATCAAGTCCCTCGAGAGATGGAAGGTGTGGCGAAGCGACTCTTCTGTGATGGTTACATGTACCTTTATCAGAGCAGGACCATGTCTCTATATCGATGA
- the LOC109075644 gene encoding ubiquitin carboxyl-terminal hydrolase CYLD-like isoform X1, translating to MASADNNIYFIITANPPSPNSNVKAGEICFIDKQQFDLWQKRNDTKILPVVCIGTPFDVYLNEVLLQQLKPRSAELLLALESNEMRLLALKDPEALKEASNLTEGSRVYVDYKGQWLKGVIRYVGGLSPSSCMSDPIRGVFFGVELQEGDKNKGQNDGSYLHKIYFTCPKNSGIFAPFTRIKPVDHKPSGPPLPTQSSLSMTSTEPLKVGDRVTFLGKINDHHGMIMDIKDSPDGKMVLISTDRDEEGKQGGEMLVPLDFIIKEEPLNKDETEKMDTSQGSEMGGVTDFDEINVGSLVQILGKKLSYGIVRWVGCLPDCLEKIAGLELEDSSAGVTDGTYKGKRYFNCPPHCGLFVKLSSCRPDDRFSGAKKQQFNGHSDHNGAIVYEEQENVPPIKTEDVSKRLIGKRKGIQGHYNSCYMDSALFSVFSCSSVLDSMLFKSTEQKTIQSILLKNIVNPLRKQGFVSERSVMNLRKQLQKREHCPTYTTDEKDPEEFLSLIMQEILSLDPPLKLCSQSGSRQKVQSCYYYQIFMDYNHHLVLPTVQQLLEHSFYSNSLKLAEVPACLILTMPRSGKSFKMFPKIIPSTELDITGLLTDGPQQCVLCGQLANEECAECFRETVFGDTGFKYFCLKCSAQVHSHQQRRCHNPSSLLLPQGFSYSQSSGSDRRTPPQEKLELFAVLCIETSHYVSFVKYGPQDTDWIFFDSMADRVGEIDGYNIPEVRACPEVGQYLHTPLAQLANQVPREMEGVAKRLFCDGYMYLYQSRTMSLYR from the exons ATGGCTTCAGCTGACAACAATATATACTTCATTATAACTGCAAATCCACCTTCACCAAATAGCAACGTAAAAGCTGGTGAAATTTGCTTCATAGATAAACAGCAATTTGATTTATGGCAAAAGAGAAATGACACAAAGATTTTACCTGTAGTTTGTATCGGCACACCATTCGATGTATACCTTAATGAAGTTCTTCTGCAGCAATTAAAGCCCAGATCAGCAGAATTACTGCTGGCTCTTGAATCCAATGAAATGCGACTGTTGGCACTGAAAGATCCTGAGGCTTTAAAGGAGGCTTCAAATCTGACTGAAGGCAGTCGGGTTTACGTAGATTATAAAGGGCAATGGCTCAAAGGTGTGATTCGATACGTTGGTGGTCTTTCACCTTCATCTTGTATGTCTGATCCTATAAGAGGAGTCTTCTTTGGGGTGGAACTGCAG GAGGGAGATAAAAATAAAGGCCAAAATGATGGTTCCTAcctccacaaaatatatttcacatgtCCTAAAAACTCAGGCATTTTTGCCCCTTTTACAAGAATCAAACCAGTGGATCATAAACCATCAGGACCGCCGCTACCAACTCAGTCTTCTCTGTCCATGACATCTACTGAACCTCTCAAAGTTGGAGACAGAGTTACCTTTCTTGGTAAAATAAATGATCACCATGGCATGATTATGGATATAAAGGACAGCCCAGATGGTAAAATGGTTCTCATATCTACT GATAGGGATGAAGAGGGGAAGCAAGGGGGAGAGATGTTGGTCCCTTTGGATTTTATAATTAAAGAGGAGCCATTAAATAAAG atgaaaCTGAAAAAATGGACACTTCTCAGGGCTCCGAGATGGGGGGTGTTACTGATTTTGACGAAATTAATGTTGGCTCTCTAGTGCAGATCCTGGGAAAAAAGCTATCTTATGGAATTGTCCGCTGGGTTGGCTGTTTACCTGATTGCCTTGAGAAGATTGCTGGACTGGAACTG gagGACAGCAGTGCCGGTGTGACTGATGGAACATATAAAGGAAAACGCTACTTTAACTGTCCTCCTCattgtggtttatttgtgaaaCTATCATCTTGTCGGCCTGATGATCGTTTTTCTGGTGCAAAGAAGCAGCAGTTTAATGGACATTCTG ATCATAATGGGGCAATTGTATATGAGGAACAAGAGAATGTACCACCTATTAAAACAGAAGATGTGTCAAAGCGATTGATTGGTAAGAGGAAAGGCATTCAGGGTCACTACAACTCCTGTTATATGGACTCTGCCCTGTTCAG tgtgTTTTCCTGTTCATCAGTTCTGGATTCTATGCTTTTTAAGTCTACCGAACAAAAAACCATTCAAAGCATTCTTCTAAAGAACATTGTCAACCCTCTCCGCAA ACAAGGTTTTGTATCAGAGCGCAGTGTGATGAATCTTCGGAAACAATTACAGAAACGGGAACACTGCCCCACTTACACCACAGATGAGAAGG ATCCTGAGGAGTTCCTCTCTCTCATCATGCAAGAGATTCTCTCTCTAGATCCACCACTCAAACTCTG CAGCCAATCAGGAAGTAGACAAAAAGTGCAAAGCTGTTACTACTACCAAATCTTTATGGATTACAACCACCATTTAGTCCTGCCGACGGTTCAACAGCTACTGGAGCATTCATTTTACAGCAACAGTCTCAAACTAGCAGAG GTGCCTGCCTGTCTGATTCTTACTATGCCTCGCTCAGGGAAGAGTTtcaaaatgtttccaaaaataaTTCCCTCTACAGAACTGGACATCACTGGTCTTCTCACGGATG GTCCTcagcagtgtgtgttgtgtggtcaGCTAGCAAATGAGGAGTGTGCTGAGTGCTTCAGAGAGACAGTGTTTGGTGATACAGGATTCAAATATTTCTGTTTGAAATGTTCCGCTCAG GTGCACTCTCACCAGCAGCGTCGATGCCACAACCCCAGCAGCCTGCTTCTTCCTCAGGGCTTCTCCTACTCACAGAGTTCAGGGTCTGATCGCCGCACTCCTCCACAGGAGAAACTCGAGCTGTTTGCTGTGCTGTGTATAGAGACCAGCCACTATGTCTCTTTCGTCAAATACGGACCTCAGGATACTGACTGGATCTTCTTTGATAGTATGGCTGACCGCGTTG GTGAAATTGATGGCTATAATATCCCAGAAGTGCGGGCATGTCCTGAGGTTGGCCAGTATCTACATACGCCTCTGGCTCAGCTGGCTAATCAAGTCCCTCGAGAGATGGAAGGTGTGGCGAAGCGACTCTTCTGTGATGGTTACATGTACCTTTATCAGAGCAGGACCATGTCTCTATATCGATGA